In Cryptomeria japonica chromosome 1, Sugi_1.0, whole genome shotgun sequence, the sequence agtttccccataatggtgtagaaatcacaatcatGGGCTATGCAAATCCATTtgtatattgtaacaatattaaccatcatcCAGAGATCACTATACCTAACAACTAAGAAGCTATTACTTCCAAGTCttatgttaatccaacctctctttccaattcaatcacccctataccaaagaaagagaagttgaaaatgaaaatggctaaggaaggtcctggggaatataatctaaggcaactcttttgtgttgggcacttacccacttcccctagaacttatgAAAAGCCTCAAAATTTTCTTCAAACATCACCAGCCAAGCAGGCATGTACTTTGGCACAATTTGTCCTTGGTAAAATTTAGGAGGAAGAAACAAgggatgaggacctagcagaatggatctacaaataCCCTATTGAAGATAGCCCTAAGGCTAAACTACCCACtaataaatatggcaaaggccttaatatcatgcaaagaatgggctatgatggctagAGCACTTTGGGCCCTTGCAAATAGGGATGACACAAACCCTTACAACCtaagttgaaacccaaagataaaactggaTTAGGTTTTTAGAAGAAatctcttcctaaactcagattcaaaggcaagCCTAGGAAATAGCGAGTTACTCCAAGAAGGTCATCCTTGACTATATTTGTCGCACCACCAAAACTAATCATCAAATTAGTGGCATCAATCCCACCAACAACACATCACCAAAACCCATAATCCCAGTAGTAGCCTCACCAACACCAAACCCAGCAGCAGCATCAACAACACTAATACTCCCATTAGTAGGAGCAGTCATACCAACTATACCAACAACACTGATAATCCTACCAGCAGCACCAGCAATCCCACCTATCAAAGTGCACAAACCTGtgaccaatacactcttcaatacAAAAGACATCCCAGCATGgtactgatggacttgaaaagcactgaggggggggggtgaatcagtgacatcaaataaaacactacttcaaacattGACCAGTAGAAAAACATAaacaagcatttaaacaaaatacatgctatccaaaatgatataacaacatccagaataagtaaaacatccaccataacacacgtgtttatatgtggaaaacccaaattggtaaaaaccacgatgagatggaactcacaacttaactatctgcagtagtagataactgaccagttaaggccttagaaagtgctctgctaagagtgaagagatcccaagcttgattagaagcttataccttcttaagagtactaccctgttaggagtaacctcactggaggatttgagaatccaaactaatggatcaccttgttagaggatttgtacaatgaagcttgttagaccttacccggttaggggatttgattttgttgtaatgattataaaacaacaaaaatggtttgatctgttctgagtagcacaatacttgcttgatcacatcattctaagtacattcaacactgctattCATCCTAACATGTATCGCTCTTGAACAAAAGCTTTtgctctttatgcatatcagtattcgcataatctcctctctatcactatctctctcaaatgattcactaagatgtcttaatatagacattcaaatattatgttggcctaaggaaatcgaaacacaatttcttaggtgcagtgtatctagacaagtaaacataactcatcacaaaaatgaccgccaagaaaacggtgcttgtaactcatcacaaaaatagatactggttagaacagtcaatgccggttggaacaaaacatgtgactCGTTGTCTTGGAATCTTTagtttgatctccatcttcatcttcatcttcattttgatgtcgacttagtgttGCCATacgttatctcttaagcacataccagttgacacagagtaccggttagagataaaccttgaacataccggttgacatgtaaaccaattgaagttacaccggcagtcaatgtaatcatatgtgtgtgtgagagtgtttcatcaatgacaacaagtgatgaatatattacaattatcatcaagccaacaggtaCAGTAAttggatgttagagagtgattcagagactgactcgcatgagtgggaatttgatttagtgaatttaaatacttcagatgaggaagacatatcACCTCCACCACCTTGTAAATatatcccagtttatggagaggCCTAGATTAAAACCTTTAGGGTTTGTGAGCAACAAGCACCTTCCATAGGTCCTACATAAAATTCGACACCATAATCTAataaggagagtaccattgatgaaCTTCACGCATCTATATTAACCCTTAATGATACCTCCTCTGAACTCAACTTAATTGATGAGGCCATGCCCTTCATCCACCCCGAACTCATAGACTGGAAatagccaaatcccccatgtcttgatcacttccaaaatgatgaggcgctcATCAACTTTTTAGAAATACAGGAtcacataccaagcagggatcacaaagttggatttgccatcaaacttaatagtgcaatgtactttggggcagatgccaaacctttcagctgcgaaaacatcacaataaaacatggatcttctagtcaaaaccacattgtggcactatttgatcccaaataagtaaaaataaagagcatatccaaaggtgaaaacctctctgaggcacctacagatgaaaggtttgacatcctcccctctagtacaaattgaAAGAGATTGACAATCCTAATCAAACACacaaaagaattcaatgtagggacccctgagactcctcaccaaatacatttggtaTCTCTGCTAACTCCAGAAGAACAAGCAAAGTTTGTGGATTTCTTCCAGAAACGTCAAATCAACTTCCcatggtcttatgcaaacatgcTTGGCTTAGATCccgatttggtcatgcatcacctaaccatGGCAGAAAGGAGATAAACTTGCAaaacaaaagctcaaaaagatgcacccacagattgttgttcttgttaaggaagaactcaaaaaactcttagatgttggtttcatctgaccaatcgattatgcagattggatctccaacattgtacttgtcggcaagcctaatgggggcatctgtatctacaCAAACTTCAAAGATTTGAAAAAGGAATGCCCTAAAGATtaattccccttaccaaacatcgacatgatcatcgatctcacagtaggtcatgcaatgctttctcttatggatggcttttcagggtacaattagatcaagattgctccagaggatcaacataaaacttctTTCACATGCCTATGGGGAACccactattggaatgtgatgccattttcTCTAAAGAACataggggcaacctatcaaagagctatgactaccatctttcatgatataatgcacaccataatggaagattatgtcgataatttactagctaaatcattaacaagagaaggtcatctggaaatactgggtcaaatctttgacagattagagcaatatcatgttcgtcttaatccaaagaaatctgtctttggagtaaccttcaggaagctcctaggatacattgtctcaagaaagggtattgaagtagatctggtgaaagtcaaagaaatcatggacatgccacctcccaagaacatcagttagttaaggacactacaagggtggctacaatcaattCAAAGATTCAATGCACAAttagctgataagtgtcaccccttcacacatctattacacaagaatatccactttcaatgggataaaaagtgccagcaagcattccaaatgcttagaAATTACCTAATGCATACACCATTACTAATCTCGagagatccaagcagacctctattgttatacattttaGCTACAAAAACGGCACTAGGAGTACTGCTAGCACAACATAGTGCAAAAGGAAAAGAATGGGTTGTCTACTAAATCTCTCGAATACTAGTagactatgaactcaattacacacctattgagcgagcttgcatAACAATTATCTTGGTAGCCATCAAactaaggcactacatgttgacacacaaggtataactcattgctaaaattgatccaaatgggttatgattctaagtgaatttgacattgagtacgtggatcgcaaggctatcaaggggaaagtgattgcagattagttggccgaggCACCCCTCGcaagtgaccatcctcttgtttccaactttccaaacgaagagatattcatgatcacaatgacACAACTATGGAAGCTATATTTttatggctcatatactagacattgCTTGGGGCCAGGtatttttttatcacacctcaaaggTGACAGTATCCCAAAGTCATACAacctcactttcccatgcaccaataatctagcaaaatatgaggccttgatcacaggacttagattggctatacaatggcatctaaaagagctacagatatatggatATTCCTGggtagtcatccgacaagtcactgatgaataccaaactaaggatgataagctcatgttgTATAAacggatggtggatagttacaaagaatcagttacaactatcacatttgagcaagtacctagagatcaTAATGGAGTTGCTGAcataatggctacaattgcatctctcttggatcttctgaaaaattcaacatgctatgagttcttggtagaacagctttggatccccgtgTATGATATCCCTGAAACTAAAATGATATGTTGTCTTATCaattccgaatccccatggtatggtgagttattcacttacctctgtgatcacacacttcctcccaaccaatccaataaccaatgcaaaaccttcatacgccaaaccgctcgatacaccatcattgctgacACCCTATACCGGCGAAATCTTGATGGTACTCcccttcaatgtttggaacaagacgagataacaaaggccttggaagaggtacatgaatgaatttgtggggctcactcaagtggtccttccttagcaaataaaatcatgtgcactggatactattggtcatccatggaaaaagactcctactattttgtcagaaaatacaAGAAGTGCCAAGTCCAcgaagacctgatacatgcaccagcatgggaattgcaaccaattacaacaccattgcccttttgttaatggggacttgaccttgtgggtaaaattcatccatcttcatccaacggtcataaatttatcattaccaccactgaatacttcacaaagtggatcgaagccattccacttacccaagtcaccgccaagcagatcacctcattcatccttaattacatcatctgccgatatggtgtacccatgtccatcatcacatataacaggcttcctttcaaaaatcaggatgttcgtgatctctatgagaattttcacatccaacaccgcttttccactccctattacccacaagacaatggtcaagccgaagcatcaaacaagaacatattgagaatcctcaaaaagatagtcaatgatattggtcatgattggcatgttcaattaaatccagcactatgggcatatcaaactagcattcgaacccctacaagaacaactccctactcactagtctatggagcagaagccattcttcctattgagattgagataccatctctacgagtttccttatacaatctaatagatgatgaagcataacAAGtttcacgtcttcaagacttggaactacttgaggAAAGGAGACAagatgcatacaaccacctcaaagcttatcagcagcacatgagaagaagctacaatcattggGTTAAACTTCATACATTTGAGGTATGTGATCtttttctcagagagaatcctcataaacaaccaaacagagaacattagggtaagtttgaatccaactggctaggtccatatgttatcactgtagtatttgggtctagggcatatcagttggcaacttcagaaggagaaccactattAGATCTGATGAACAGTATGcatcatacataagttgtatagagcatTAGGCTCCAATATATAAAAAAagcaccaaaaacattcagaaaaatgtcgtgaagaaaatacaaaaaaattcaaaaaagtaaagaaaagtcatccatccaaatggtgaacaaccactctggtggcaccttgggtaagtacactGGTGAAAAACTAGCAAACAAatgccacttgtaaaggctatggctccattgtctttcaaacttgttgcaataaaataaattgcatccattcatccatcattcaaactatggcttgttattggtttgcaatcagggttagtacttcatgtgtcctacATCTTGATTTTCCTAAGTAATgactaaactaggggcaatgctcttaacctatttgatggaagtggattctacattacttgtgattcatggagttcttcattcaaaattggctTAGACAATACCAAAACCATCAATAAAAACTCAAAaattaccaaaaacatccataaaaactcagaaaataccaaaaacattcaaaagcactcgcaaaatccaaaaacatgataaaacataaaaaatcaataaaaaacatggcaatgcatcaaatcctttgtacatacacaatCACAATAGACACCAAACAAATAGTTTGAGCTACTCAAataatgatcacttatcaaatcaaccaatcaatcaaaataggtacacacaactgtcttaacaaggatgtatccttccttacataacaaagacatggtaacatttttctttgacaagaaaattttgtttaagctatcaagtacttggtcggtttgttagttatttattcattcatatcagattcctacgctactctgggatatccacaagtgattagagtagccaggatggttccaAAATATCGTTTTGTTTGTTGTTTGCGGATTGTTCCAAtaaagttctagggcatgtactaatgatgtctatgtgggaagttcaccaagctatgtgatcatatgcaaaatctagtcatggatcactatggattactgactacagcgtataccttgaccatttgcacatgaaccagaatggagggtcactTTCTTTTCCTTGTCTATAAATGCATGCTTACAGGTGAAATGGTCAAACCTTGGTTCCTGCTACCTCagccaagaatgatactaccacgctcgatgaggaaaataaagcactatgaatactctatggaacgtcatttcatctcatctgtatatattgcattttgttgcatatcacccatccatttgctcattcattgttcatatctATTATTCGCATGCAATAAATTCAAGTTTCTATGAGAAAACACCTAATAAGTTTGTCTTGGGTACAAAAATCATGACGGAGTTATTTGATATATCATCTCACATCTACATTCCATATCTGCAAATTCTGACCAACTTGCATTCATAAATAATGTAGGCTTGGCATTATCATGTTAGTGACGTCAACtgcattcatttcattatcatttagttttacttctattcattttGAAAATCATTTAGGTATATTAATTTATTCGTCACCTTAGTACATTTAGCACATCATGTGCATTTagtatcatttacttgcatttcattTCAATACATTTGTTATCAAAACAATTCATTCATCCCTTTAGGACATTCATTTTCAAACATTAAAAATGCATTCCTTTCattatctttttaattgcattaaggtgcatttATTCATCatcctttaattgcattaaggtgcagttattcattctCCATTAAATCGCATTACGTTGCGGTCATCATTATCCCTTAGttacatttatttgcattatcattttatcTTATTTATCACTTAGTCACATTTTATTTTGAGTCATTTAGAAtcatacataaacatttgtctcaacatttgtttatccattttaagtgcattcatttagaatcatacataaacatttgtctcaacatttgtttatccattttaagtgcattcatttagaatcataacataaacatttgtattcacatttgttTATCCgttttaagtgcattcatttagaatcataacataaacatttgtattcacatttgtttatccatttaaaATGCATTCATTTAGGACCATAAACATTTGCATAAATATTTGattcatttaggttcatcctaaaAATATATATCATTTACTCATattagcatatcatatcatcaacataaataagTATTATCTATCACATAATCATCAATCATTAACTCATCATTTAGTTataattacatcatatttatagcaTTACACAAAGCATCATACATCTACTCACCTGCATCCACATATTAGCACAACATCCATAACATGCATATAGAAGTCATATCATCATCATGAACATATAGAAAGAACATCACCCATAGCATAAATCTAACCAtgaatctaagcataaatcataatcatcatcctgcataaaaccATACATATCATCATATATGCATATCATCaccaaaatatgggatctcctcatatatcacatcatatatcatctcacaaaagaatacatgtatcagagtacaatgatgtcaaaaatataccggctaccaagagccatccaagtcacagtccaaaataaCAAATGTCACAAGTACATACaatctctcaaatggcactctagCTAGATGTTGCACCACCACCACCCCCTACTCCACCACTACCCGCTGCTCCACTCACACTATCTCACCGCAGAGGACCCATAAAACCCCCACTACTCTGTACCCTCTGTGACCGCTCTGATCTTGCCCTCCGCATCTTAGAGTAGCTCATAGCTTAATGGCTAACTGACATAACTTGCTCATATAACCCTTGCCAGTAGTCAATCCCCCCCCCTACTTATTGCATTGCACTCAATACTACCTCTGTCGAACCTTATGCCTGTGCTCCCTCTAAGACTTGAACTCTATCCTCTAGTTGGATCACCCTATCAACAACATCATCCCGCTATCACCTCACTACTATCAATTATGACTCCCATCCAAACATCTGAACGTCCCTAGCTGCAATCTTTGCATCCCTATCCTCTAGCTATGCCTTGACTGATGTAAGTCAAGTCTGCAAATATaatatcatgtgctcccgcaggtCTCCCCCTcctccacctatagctccctctcccatctccataggatcctctcctccacctatgACTCCTTCTCCCATCTCCTTGGCCTTCACTCCCTCACCAGCATCCCCCCATCCTACTATAGCAATACCTTGTATTAAAGGACCCTGTGATAGTTGCAACGGCTGCCCGCCTCTCCCTCTCCTTTGTAATCGAccccctccaccacctccaccgCCTCCTGCTCCACCATAACCTCCCCTACCACCTCCCTCTCCCCCATCTCCCCCTCCTCCACCagcaccacctcctcctccatccctacctcctcTATCATTGcctcctctcatcctcaaaagctagtATCGGCTCAGCTGAATCAGAAATGTGTGGAATTGGATGTGCGGTACGATACTATGTGTACTCCTCCGTCACCCCTGCATCCACAATCTCTTGCCTCATCTTCCATGGTCTAGCCTGTAAGGTCTGAAACTCAGCCTAGGCCTAATCATATGGTAACACTAGTTCCCATTGAAATCTCTCCTGTACAACCTGTGCATACTCACCTGACCCCCTCAGAAATCCCTATCTCCATCCAAATTGTCTCATCACCCTACCTGGCACCTATCTCTCTATAAGGTAGGTTGTGTGACCAATCAAAAAgtgtgtcataaatacatatggtagtgcctctccatcatcatcccagggctcacacttgatatatggcctccatatcactgtaTCTAAATCATCTAAAGCTCATTGCCAAAACTCTAACTTCCCCACATGGGGTtggctcatcatccctccatacatgcaTACATAGGTCTAATTTATCACTCTAAATCTCAAATAGATAGGCCGAGTGACTGGAAAGTTCTCCCACACCCAGACATGTAGCAATGTGATCCCTACTTCTAGTGATCTCACCTCTCGGTATGCCACCTCATGTAGCTCCATGTAAAgatgtgctagcacacatggtccccaggcatagcgGGTCCCCTCAATCATCATCTTCTCAATCACCTGGCCCCAACCAATGGCCAGTCCATGTGAATGTCAATCGAGACATAGTAAACCTCTGACAATCCCCAATAAAACTGCTGGTAAAGGCTCATATAGTGTAGCTATGTCCTCCTAGGCTATCGAACCATCCTCAATGTATACATCATCTGCAAAAATCCTGGATACTGCTACCATCCCTAGTCTTTGATCATAGGTCACTAGCTCCCCTCGGATCGGGATATGCAGTAtccaccacacatcctctagggtaacCGTCATCTCTCCCACCGCCAGGTGGAAGGTACATTTCTCATTGTTCCACCACTCAGCTAGTGCTATTAGGAGTCTGCGATTCATCTGAATCACAAGCAAATGCATCATATCGAACAACCCAGTCACCACAATGCAATCTATCTTGGCCTCCGTCAACTGCTCTCATAGTTTCTATGTGGCAGGATGTCGCTCCCGCATTTGTAAGACGGGAAGATCCTTCTATGCAAACACATCAACATCACCATCAGtttttttgtttcaaactttcttcagtttcaacctagactatcaacagatactttgatcaagtatcttcaggtcttcgggtctcaacaggtaagcgatcatggcaaacctagactacaacaggcatttatcataatgacctagtatCAACGGGGCTGttatgattcaaaacaactcatCGATCCATCCACCCCACACAAGCATCAGGAGATATTTTTCCTAACACTGGGGCATCTTTTTCTAACAATCTTCCTATTCTactaacaaaagcgctaaaacaaataCACAATCGTGCTAAAACCCAAATATGCTAGAACCACTACACAACAGTGCTAGAACAAACACACAATCACTCTAAAATTGCAATAACACTATTACTACTATAGAAATGTGCTAAACCTAGCCATAGTGCTAAAACTACTAGACAATAACGTCATTGCAGCACAATAGTGCTATTTTAggtgacaaaagcactaaaacatagTTTTAGTTCTATTGTCTTGATTGGACTTTGATGCTTAAAAAAACATGCTAAAATTGCACAAAACACAAAATTCAACATTTGTGtactgctggtccgtagtcgtctgtcTGTTGGAATCGATGGATCCGCTCTAGCCAGTGATCTGTTATAGGCACAAGTATGATGATTGTTGCTCACTCCTTCACCAAAAGTCACTGTTAGAGCTCCAAATTGCCATGGAGATAGATGCAAATGAGCTTGTTTTtcccccttcacccccatatatacccactagccctaaccctaattcacctcGCTCACTGCCATAGTCCCTATGAACTTCCAATGctcctcatttctccattttaactctaatttcttccattctttcaccattattgctaatttcttttattctacctcccctccacttctcattctttttcgggagatcgctcgatttttcaaaaaaaaatggcccCTCTCGAGGGGACATactacccactaaattaacatttatggggtatatttcttcacacctacttttctttctttgaaacgatgcaataaaatgcactatctcaaagaggggaaaatgtagtcacataaatttgtccatttaattaaatgaatatttactatttatttgattatttaaccatcaattaaataaattattcaatttatttaaattaattcattaacccacactctaaat encodes:
- the LOC131858168 gene encoding uncharacterized protein LOC131858168, translated to MRGGNDRGGRDGGGGGAGGGGGDGGEGGGRGGYGGAGGGGGGGGGRLQRRGRGGQPLQLSQGPLIQGIAIVGWGDAGLCTLIGGIAGAAGRIISVVGIVGMTAPTNGSISVVDAAAGFGVGEATTGIMGFGDVLLVGLMPLI